The DNA segment TCGGTGAACGCACGTAGCGGGTCGATGATGGCGGCTTCGCCGTCGTCGTAGAGGAGATAGCCCAGACAACCTGAGGACGGTCGCTGGTACTGCAGGAGTGTGCCGGTGCCGTCGTAGCGTTCGACTTCGACGGCCTCGTAGATGCTCGCCCACCCGTTCATGCCGTCTTCGAGGTGGTTGACGTCGTAGCCGTGTTCCGCGAGTGTGCCCGCGACGTACTCGCTGGCGCCGCCCTTCGCGCACAGGACGGTCACTTCGCGGTCGTCGGGAATCTGAGCGAGGACGTCGCTGTCGATGTCGTCCTCAAGGAACTCGAAGTACGGGATGTTGAGCGAGGTGACGTTTTCGCCGTCGATGCGCCACTCGTCGTAGTCTGATTGCATACGCGCGTCGAGAAGCGTCACGTCTTCACCAGCGTCAATGCGGTCTTTGAGCGATTCCGGATCGGTCGTTTCCACGTCGACGTCTGGCGTCGGAAAGTCGTCAGCGTTCATTTTGTGCACTCGTTTCTACCGGGCGGACGCACAAAAGCATTTGCATAGTAATCCACATTCTAAACAATACTATCGGCCAAACAGACCCACGAGTAAATAAAATATGGCCTGAATTAGCATAATAGGGCATTTGAGGCCGAAAATTAGGTGAGTAGTTGTTTGCTAAACTCACAAGAATCGACAATCTTTTACTTGACCGGGCGGTATTGTGCGTTAGCTCCAAGACAACTCAACGGAGCGAATAACCAATGAACGCTGAATTCGATATCGCGGAGACGCTCGACGTGAAAGGTGCATCGTGTCCCATGCCAGTGGTGAAGACGAAGTCGGCTACCGACGACCTCGCCGAGGGTGACGTCCTCGAAGTACTAGCGACCGACCCGGGCAGCATGAGCGACATCGACGGTTGGGCGGCCGGTACTGAGGGCGTCGAACTCGTCGACCAGGAGGAGGGCGACGACGTGTACAAGCACTACGTCCGCAAGACGGAGTAACGATGAGCACGGACACACCAGACGCGGCGTCCGACGACACTCCCTCGCGTGCGGAGCTGGCCGCCCGCGTCGACGAACTGGAAAACGCGCTCGCGGAGGCCACGAGCGAGGACGACACGAAGAAGATGAGCATCATTGCGACGAAGGGCACGCTCGACATGGCGTACCCCCCGCTCATCCTCGCCAGCACCGCCGCTGCGTTCGGGTACGAGGTGACTGTCTTCCACACGTTCTGGGGGCTAGACATCCTCCACGAGGAACGCTCGAAGAACCTCAAACTGAGCTCCGTCGGGAATCCGAATATGCCGATGCCGAACGCGGTCGCCGCGATTCCTGGCATGGACCGCGTAACGACGAAGATGATGGAAAAGCGCATCGCGAACAACGACACCGCGACGATTGAGGAGCTGCTGGAGACGAGCCTCGATATGGGCGTGGAGTTCCAGGCCTGCCAGATGACCATCGACCTGATGGATTACGACGAGGCCGACTTCTACGACGGCGTTACCACCGGTGTCGGCGCTGCGACAGCGCTGCAGGACATGGCCGACGCCGACATCCAACTTCTTGTCTGAAACGACCAATCGCGCACAGCTAGCTGCGGCAGACAACTATTCTGTCTTTTCCTCGGCGCGCTCACGGCCGACTGCGCCGGCAAGCGCCAGCAAGTAGCCGAGCCCGTACTGAACGTCCGGGTCGCGTAGCCCGCGAAGCAGACCGACGGGACCGACCGGCTCGGCCGGTTCGCGCTCCGCTTCACCGAGGCCCGCCAGTAGCGTCTCGATACCGTCGCGGGTGTCGTCGTCTGCTGCCGTCTGTGCGACTTCGCCGAGCGCGGCACCGGTACCGGCCAGCGACGTGACCATCTCGTCGTCGAGCGCGGCGGTCGCCAGCGAGCCGACTTCGGCGAGCTCGGCTAGTTCGTCGAGCGTGCCGCTTCGCTGGAGCGCGAGCAGGGTTTCCAGCGCGTCCTGCAACTCATCGCCGTTCTCACCGACGGTCTCGGCCAGGGAGACGGTCTCGTCGGTCGCAAGCCCGTCTGCAGACTCGGCAAGGGTCGAGCCGGTGGCCGAGAGCTCACGCACCATCTCATCGGAGAGCGCACTCTCGCCGAGCGAGAGCACGTCCAGCAACTCGTTGACGGCGTCGAGGTGTTCGACGAACTCCGCGACGGCCTCGGGATTCTGCTGGATTGCCGCTTCGAGGTCGGTCTGCTCGGAAACCTCTTCTCCGGACATGGTCAGAGCAACCCCCGTGCGGTGAGCCAGTAGGACTCGTTGTACGCCAGCTTCGACCAGTGGAGTTTCTCCGAGGGCGGCGCCGGCGACGGCTGGTTCTCGTAGTCGAACTCGACGAACGACGCCGCGTCCATCCCCGTTTCGATGAAACACAGCGTCTTCCCGTCGTAGGTCGCTGTTGCCGGACGGCCGCGGATTTCACTGGCGAGGCGCTGCCCGACGACGCCGGCCTGGTAGTGGGCGACGCTCCCAGCGTTCGGGACGCCGGTATCGGCGGTATCGCCGAGCGCGTAGACGTTCTCGGCGGCTTCGGCTTCGAGCGTGTGCTTGTCGACGTCGACCCACCCGTCGTCGCCGAGCCCCGCCTCTTCGATGAGGTCGATACCGCCGTGGGGCGGAATCGTCACGAGGAGGTCGTAGTCGAGGTCGGTCCCCTCCATCGAGGTGAGCGTCTCCGAATCCGGGTCGACTTCCTCGGCGTTGAAGAACGTCTCGACCTCGATGCCGCGTTCGTCCATAATCGGTCGGGCCCATTCGGCGATATGGGGGTTGCCGTGGACGCGCTGGATCGGGTATGTGTAGGTGATGTCGACGTCGTCGCGGAGCCCGCGCTCGCGGAGCCAGTCGTCGGCCATGAAGACGAACTCCAGTGGTGCCGCCGGGCACATGTGGGGCGACCCGATGACGCTCAACACGAGGTGCCCCTCGGTGAACCCAAGCAGTTCGTCACGGAGGGCGGTCGAGCCCGACTCGCTGTAGTAATCGTGCCCACCGTCCGCGAGGCCGGGTATCCGTTCGGGCTCTAGCGTCGACCCGGTCGCCAGCACGAGGTAGTCGTAGTCGACTGCCGGAGCGGTGCCGTTGAACCGCAGTCGCTGGGCTTCGGTGTCGATTGCGGTCACGCGGTCGATTCGAAGGTCGACGGCGTCGTCGACGAGCTCGTCGAGCGGTCGCCGACCGTCTGCCGGTTCGCGTTGTCCGAACGGCACGTACAGCCAGACCGGCTTATATACGTGGTCAGGTCCGTCGTTGATCAGCGTGATTCGGACGTCGTCGGCGGCAAGCTCGACGTCCAGTCGGTCGGCGAGGTCGTTCGCGAGGACGGTGCCACCGGTCCCACCACCGACGATGACGACGTGCTCGGTCATGCTTTCTCCAGGTAGAACGCGTTGTGGTCGTCGAGCTCCTCGATAGCGAGCAGTTCGTTGCCGGCCTCTTCGGCCCACTCCGGAACGTCGGTGAGCGACTGGTCGGTGTCGCTCAGGAGCCGAACCACGTCACCGGCTTCGGCATCTCGGATCTGTCCGATGAGGTCCATCAGCGGACCGGGACAGGCTGCGCCTCGGGCGTCGACGGTTTCGTCGGGTTCGATGTCAGTCATGGGAGTCTCACAGGAGGTAGTTGGAGCTCACCTGTATTAGTATTGTGCGTAAATTCCAAGATTATGAAAACAGATGAGTCCGGCGCAGTGGAGCAAGCGTATCGATCGTACGGCGAGTACGGAACCGCCGGGAGCGCGCCGCTATCTCTATCGGGTGAACACGAGGGCGTAGTGGTACGGCGGCAGTTCGACCTGCCGCTCAAGCGTGAACTCCGACGCCGAGAGCACCGCATCCTCGGTTGCCGCTGGGGGCATCCGAAGCCCCGTCGGCGGCCCTCGCGGTTCGCCCGCAACGGTCGTGGTTTCGCGCGGACGGTCGTGCCAGTTCACGACGAGTAGGCTCCCGCCAGCCTCAATCGCCCGGAAGGCCTGTCGGATAAAGCCGGACTGGTCGTCGACGCCGTGCAACGTGTTTGCTATCATGAGCGTGTCGACGCGGGCAGTGAGCGCCGAAGGCAGGTTCCGAGCATCGCCGTGGATTGGGACGACGTTCTCGATCTCCTGTTGGTCGGCGAGATCTTCGAGTTCGTCGAGGAGGGCCGCATCCAGATCGAGCGCGTACACCGGCTCGGGCTCGACGATGCGGGCGGCTGGGAGCGCAAAGTACCCGCTTCCACAGCCGACCTCGGCGACTGACTCGCCGGACGCGACACCGAGTGTCCGGAGCGTCGCGCCGGGCGTCGGCCAGAGTTTGCCCCACCAGTCCCAGTCGGGCTGGCCGGTGTTCTGGAACCGGTCCATCCCTAGCGGGAACCCGACGTGTCGATACCCAGCAGTCGGTACAGGAGGCACATCCGGACGAGGCCAGTCGCGACGAGGACGACACCAAGCAGTGTCGCGACCGCGCCGACCGTCGTTCCGAAGCCCAGCAGACCGCCGAGCGTCGCCAGTCCAGCAACTGCCAGCACGAGGCCAACAGCGATGCGGGTCAGTCTATCAGTCGCTCCAATATTGTTCTCCATACCCACAAATACGCAATACATCTACCTAAGTCTTACTCGATGCACGGTGACCACCGGAGCAGTCGCGCCGACAAAATCACACCGCAACGGACTGCTACGGTGCTGTCTGTGACGCCCACACTGCCGGCAGTCTCGTGTAGACGGCTGCATTGTCGACGAGCACATCGACCGGGACGTACTCGTCGGGGGTGTGGACGGTATCGGTCCCGAGCGCAAACTCGACGGTCGGAATGCCCGCGTTCCGGAGCGTCTTGGCATCGCCGCCGCCCGTGGCACTCCGTCGGAAGACGCGTTCACCTGTGACGTCCGCCGCCGTCGACGTGACCGCTTCGACGAGCGGGCTGTCGGACTCCTCGGCAGTCCCGACGCTCCAGGAGACATCGGTAATCGTAATCCCCTCACAGTCGGTGACACAGGACCGGATCTCCGAGAGCACGTCGGGCGTCTCAACCCCGGCGGTCAATCGGATGTCGATTTCGGCGCGGGCGGACTGCGGAACACTGTTTACCGCGTCGCCACCTTCGAAAATGCCGAGGTTTATCGTGGGGTACCGGAACAGGTCCCGCGCGACATCTTCACCCA comes from the Haloarcula hispanica ATCC 33960 genome and includes:
- a CDS encoding DUF1641 domain-containing protein — its product is MSGEEVSEQTDLEAAIQQNPEAVAEFVEHLDAVNELLDVLSLGESALSDEMVRELSATGSTLAESADGLATDETVSLAETVGENGDELQDALETLLALQRSGTLDELAELAEVGSLATAALDDEMVTSLAGTGAALGEVAQTAADDDTRDGIETLLAGLGEAEREPAEPVGPVGLLRGLRDPDVQYGLGYLLALAGAVGRERAEEKTE
- a CDS encoding DsrE/DsrF/DrsH-like family protein, with the translated sequence MSTDTPDAASDDTPSRAELAARVDELENALAEATSEDDTKKMSIIATKGTLDMAYPPLILASTAAAFGYEVTVFHTFWGLDILHEERSKNLKLSSVGNPNMPMPNAVAAIPGMDRVTTKMMEKRIANNDTATIEELLETSLDMGVEFQACQMTIDLMDYDEADFYDGVTTGVGAATALQDMADADIQLLV
- a CDS encoding NAD(P)/FAD-dependent oxidoreductase, translated to MTEHVVIVGGGTGGTVLANDLADRLDVELAADDVRITLINDGPDHVYKPVWLYVPFGQREPADGRRPLDELVDDAVDLRIDRVTAIDTEAQRLRFNGTAPAVDYDYLVLATGSTLEPERIPGLADGGHDYYSESGSTALRDELLGFTEGHLVLSVIGSPHMCPAAPLEFVFMADDWLRERGLRDDVDITYTYPIQRVHGNPHIAEWARPIMDERGIEVETFFNAEEVDPDSETLTSMEGTDLDYDLLVTIPPHGGIDLIEEAGLGDDGWVDVDKHTLEAEAAENVYALGDTADTGVPNAGSVAHYQAGVVGQRLASEIRGRPATATYDGKTLCFIETGMDAASFVEFDYENQPSPAPPSEKLHWSKLAYNESYWLTARGLL
- a CDS encoding YgaP family membrane protein, with translation MENNIGATDRLTRIAVGLVLAVAGLATLGGLLGFGTTVGAVATLLGVVLVATGLVRMCLLYRLLGIDTSGSR
- a CDS encoding sulfurtransferase TusA family protein: MNAEFDIAETLDVKGASCPMPVVKTKSATDDLAEGDVLEVLATDPGSMSDIDGWAAGTEGVELVDQEEGDDVYKHYVRKTE
- a CDS encoding class I SAM-dependent methyltransferase, producing the protein MDRFQNTGQPDWDWWGKLWPTPGATLRTLGVASGESVAEVGCGSGYFALPAARIVEPEPVYALDLDAALLDELEDLADQQEIENVVPIHGDARNLPSALTARVDTLMIANTLHGVDDQSGFIRQAFRAIEAGGSLLVVNWHDRPRETTTVAGEPRGPPTGLRMPPAATEDAVLSASEFTLERQVELPPYHYALVFTR
- a CDS encoding sulfurtransferase TusA family protein, with product MTDIEPDETVDARGAACPGPLMDLIGQIRDAEAGDVVRLLSDTDQSLTDVPEWAEEAGNELLAIEELDDHNAFYLEKA